One region of Leisingera sp. S132 genomic DNA includes:
- the glf gene encoding UDP-galactopyranose mutase, whose amino-acid sequence MAAGKFLMVGAGLSGAVIGRQLAEAGHAVTVIDSRAHIGGNCHTERDAETGVMVHVYGPHIFHTDDAEVWEYVNRFGTFKPYKNRVKSTTRGLSGEREVFSLPVNLHTINQFFRKVMRPEEAHDFIVNEQADTSIENPGTFEEQAMRFVGRDLYEAFFKGYTIKQWGMHPSELPASILKRLPVRFNYDDNYFFHKFQGMPENGYTAMIAGILDHPGISVRLETEFTAEMGQGYDHVFYTGPLDGYFGYKLGRLGYRTLDFERFTHQGDYQGCAVMNYGEEEVPYTRITEHKHFSPWESHEGSVLYREFSRQAEPGDIPYYPIRQVKEKELLAAYVQLAGETRGVTFAGRLATYRYLDMDVTIREALDAARGFAACLDKGEAAPAFFAAPL is encoded by the coding sequence ATGGCAGCAGGCAAATTTCTGATGGTGGGGGCGGGCCTCTCCGGTGCGGTGATCGGGCGCCAGCTGGCCGAGGCCGGCCACGCGGTCACGGTGATCGACAGCCGCGCCCACATCGGCGGCAACTGCCACACCGAGCGCGATGCGGAGACCGGCGTGATGGTGCATGTCTACGGGCCGCATATCTTCCACACCGATGACGCCGAAGTGTGGGAGTACGTGAACCGTTTCGGGACCTTCAAGCCTTATAAGAACCGGGTGAAATCGACCACCCGCGGGCTCTCGGGCGAGCGCGAAGTGTTCTCGCTGCCGGTCAATCTGCACACCATCAACCAGTTCTTCCGCAAGGTGATGCGCCCCGAAGAGGCGCATGATTTCATCGTCAACGAACAGGCCGACACCTCGATCGAAAATCCCGGGACCTTCGAAGAGCAGGCGATGCGGTTCGTGGGCCGCGATCTCTACGAGGCCTTCTTCAAGGGCTACACCATCAAGCAATGGGGCATGCACCCCTCGGAGCTGCCCGCCTCGATCCTGAAACGCCTGCCGGTGCGGTTCAACTACGACGACAATTACTTCTTCCACAAATTCCAGGGCATGCCGGAGAACGGCTATACCGCGATGATCGCCGGGATCCTCGATCATCCGGGCATTTCGGTCCGGTTAGAGACTGAATTCACGGCGGAGATGGGGCAGGGGTATGACCATGTGTTCTATACCGGGCCGCTGGATGGCTACTTCGGCTACAAGCTGGGGCGGCTGGGCTACCGGACGCTGGATTTCGAGCGCTTCACCCATCAGGGCGACTACCAGGGCTGCGCGGTGATGAACTACGGCGAGGAGGAGGTGCCTTATACCCGCATCACCGAGCACAAGCATTTCAGCCCGTGGGAAAGCCATGAGGGCTCGGTCCTTTACCGCGAGTTCTCGCGCCAGGCAGAGCCCGGCGACATCCCCTACTACCCGATCCGCCAGGTGAAGGAGAAGGAACTGCTGGCGGCCTATGTGCAGCTGGCCGGAGAGACCCGCGGCGTCACCTTTGCCGGGCGGCTGGCCACCTACCGCTACCTGGACATGGATGTGACCATCCGCGAGGCGCTGGACGCGGCGCGCGGCTTTGCCGCCTGCCTGGACAAGGGCGAAGCGGCGCCGGCGTTTTTCGCGGCACCGCTGTAA
- a CDS encoding glycosyl transferase gives MITLQNIIIPEPEICSEHSLYYHEQGAAGFSRSTGSFSVPRSSRLCFDTYFNLFNLAIWTAACDLQSLYAEVTGRGRAEVRLVHARPGRSWEVVYCEVAELSPDSPHRADLSALAAAGLDGLLYLEILSLDELVTIESARFAIAEMPQDLPRLAVSITTFQREAEVQRTVRRLQEFLGGFAYGNRIHVQVVDNGQSAGIEASRHTTPYLNRNLGGAGGFARGLLEAEDGGFSHCLFMDDDASFHMENILRAYMLLALARDPRTALAGAMINNTHKWRMWENGAWFDGACRPLFNGTDLRDPAAVRKMAFAAAGPQPATLYGGWWFFAFPVAHVRRHPFPFFVRGDDISFSLANDFRIVTLNGVVSFQDDFTEKESPQTLYLDLRNHLIHHLVFDKLERSALGTAKIAIRFMMRSMLRCKYDSAEAQLLAWQDVMQGPQFFDDNIDMSARRAAIKALVRDEIWQDTASQPLPGRARFSRLPRRLRHYLGLLTLNGHLLPFWTRFGDRMRLDISGRGLVFPAFGGARLTYLSTDGSKAYTVRHSKARFFSLAWRMTKTLRAFCSSYPQLRAAYRKGYGEMTARPYWEKTLNRPGTREAA, from the coding sequence ATGATTACCCTGCAAAACATCATTATTCCGGAACCGGAGATCTGTAGCGAGCATTCCCTCTATTACCATGAGCAGGGAGCCGCCGGTTTTTCCCGGAGCACCGGCAGCTTCTCCGTGCCGCGCAGCTCAAGACTCTGCTTCGACACGTATTTCAACCTGTTCAATCTGGCCATCTGGACAGCGGCCTGCGATCTGCAGTCGCTTTATGCTGAAGTCACCGGCCGCGGCCGCGCCGAGGTGCGCCTGGTGCATGCCCGCCCCGGGCGTTCCTGGGAGGTGGTCTATTGCGAAGTCGCCGAACTCAGCCCCGACTCCCCCCACCGGGCCGATCTGTCCGCCCTGGCAGCGGCGGGGCTGGACGGGCTTCTGTATCTGGAAATCCTGTCGCTGGATGAGCTGGTGACAATCGAAAGCGCCCGCTTTGCCATCGCAGAGATGCCGCAGGACCTGCCGCGGCTGGCGGTTTCCATCACCACCTTCCAGCGCGAGGCCGAGGTGCAGCGCACGGTCAGGCGGCTGCAGGAGTTTCTCGGCGGCTTTGCCTACGGCAACCGGATCCACGTGCAGGTGGTCGACAACGGCCAGAGCGCCGGGATTGAGGCGTCGCGCCACACCACGCCTTACCTGAACCGCAACCTGGGCGGTGCGGGCGGTTTTGCCCGCGGCCTGCTGGAGGCCGAGGACGGCGGCTTCAGCCATTGCCTGTTCATGGATGACGATGCCTCCTTCCACATGGAGAACATCCTGCGCGCCTATATGCTGCTGGCGCTGGCCCGCGACCCGCGCACCGCGCTGGCAGGCGCCATGATCAACAACACCCACAAATGGCGGATGTGGGAAAACGGCGCCTGGTTCGATGGGGCTTGCAGGCCGCTGTTCAACGGCACCGATCTGCGCGACCCGGCCGCCGTGCGCAAGATGGCATTTGCCGCTGCAGGCCCGCAGCCCGCCACCCTCTACGGCGGCTGGTGGTTCTTTGCCTTCCCGGTGGCACACGTGCGCCGCCACCCGTTCCCCTTCTTTGTGCGCGGCGACGACATCAGTTTCTCGCTGGCCAATGATTTCCGCATTGTCACCCTGAACGGCGTGGTCTCCTTCCAGGACGACTTCACCGAGAAGGAAAGCCCGCAGACCCTGTATCTGGACCTGCGCAACCACCTGATCCACCATCTGGTGTTCGACAAGCTGGAGCGCAGCGCGCTTGGCACCGCGAAAATCGCCATCCGCTTCATGATGCGCTCGATGCTGCGCTGCAAATACGACAGTGCCGAGGCCCAGCTCCTGGCCTGGCAGGACGTGATGCAGGGGCCGCAGTTCTTTGACGACAACATCGACATGTCGGCACGCCGCGCCGCCATCAAGGCGCTGGTCCGCGACGAGATCTGGCAGGATACCGCCAGCCAGCCGCTGCCGGGACGGGCCCGCTTCAGCCGCCTGCCCCGCCGCCTGCGGCACTATTTGGGGCTTTTGACGCTCAATGGCCACCTGCTGCCGTTCTGGACGCGCTTTGGCGACCGCATGCGGCTGGACATCAGCGGCCGCGGCCTTGTGTTCCCCGCCTTCGGCGGCGCCCGGCTCACCTATCTCAGCACCGATGGCAGCAAGGCCTACACCGTGCGCCACTCCAAGGCCCGCTTCTTCAGCCTGGCCTGGCGCATGACCAAGACGCTGCGGGCTTTCTGCAGCAGCTATCCGCAGCTCAGGGCCGCCTACCGCAAGGGCTACGGCGAGATGACGGCCCGTCCCTACTGGGAAAAGACCCTGAACCGCCCCGGAACGCGCGAGGCCGCGTGA
- a CDS encoding ABC transporter ATP-binding protein yields MIRFENLTKSYWLKGERKVVIDDLTLTLPAGRSLALLGRNGAGKSTLLQIIAGTMRPDSGRVVSDGSISWPVGLGTSFHGDLTGAENVRFIARIYGVDTSELVKFVENFSELGKFYHMPVRSYSSGMRSRLTFGASMGIRFDTYLVDEVTAVGDAAFRRKSQQVFAARMKTASAIMVNHAMPQLRQFCDAGLVLEEGKLRYFEDLEEAIALHEAQLK; encoded by the coding sequence ATGATCCGGTTTGAGAACCTGACCAAGAGCTACTGGCTCAAGGGCGAGCGCAAGGTGGTGATCGATGATCTGACCCTGACGCTGCCTGCGGGCAGGTCGCTGGCGCTCCTGGGCCGCAACGGGGCCGGCAAGTCGACGCTGCTGCAGATCATCGCGGGCACCATGCGGCCTGATTCGGGGCGGGTGGTCAGCGATGGCAGCATCTCCTGGCCGGTGGGGCTGGGCACCTCGTTCCACGGTGATCTGACCGGCGCCGAGAACGTGCGGTTCATTGCACGGATCTACGGGGTGGACACCTCGGAGCTGGTGAAATTTGTCGAAAACTTCTCAGAGCTCGGGAAGTTTTACCATATGCCGGTGCGCAGCTACTCCTCCGGCATGCGCTCGCGGCTGACCTTCGGCGCCTCGATGGGAATCAGATTCGATACCTATCTGGTCGATGAGGTGACGGCGGTGGGCGACGCCGCCTTCCGCCGCAAGAGCCAGCAGGTCTTTGCCGCGCGGATGAAGACCGCCAGCGCCATCATGGTCAACCACGCGATGCCGCAGCTGCGCCAGTTCTGCGATGCGGGCCTGGTGCTGGAGGAGGGCAAGCTGCGCTATTTCGAGGACCTGGAAGAGGCCATCGCGCTGCATGAGGCGCAGCTGAAATAG
- a CDS encoding sugar transporter → MTQKRQAAQAGSSGPQGGTGKDSQDRPGRRLNLTDGGAGQARQNLKPGGGAKPGPGGPGAKPGAKPGAKPGAKPGPGPGGKWPLQQMRERAERAEAEARQVRAELAAARTEAYPVAGPARMKPRHWGLLASFMLAVLLPLAAAVIYLFAIAEDQYGSTAGFTVRSQENSGAQDLLGGLAAFTGTSNASDSDILYEFIQSQEMVNAVEARVGLRAHYTRAWPSDWAFALWPDASAEDLSWYWQRIARIAFDSSSGLIEVQATAYDPQTAQAITRAILEESQTRINALNEQARTDAMRYAEADLAEAVERLKEAREALTRFRTRTRIVDPEADIQGRMGVMNNLQQQLAEALIEYDLLAGSVPAGDVRLNKAQQKIGVIRERIDIERQAFASDSTETGAVGEDYPTLISEFERLTVDREFAEEVYRAALTALELARDDAARQSLYLAAYIKPTLADEAEYPRRFMLSGLAGLFLLLSWSVGALVYYSVRDRS, encoded by the coding sequence ATGACACAGAAACGCCAGGCGGCCCAGGCCGGCAGTTCCGGCCCGCAGGGCGGGACCGGCAAGGACAGCCAGGACCGGCCCGGGCGCCGGCTGAATCTGACGGACGGCGGCGCGGGCCAAGCCAGGCAGAACCTGAAACCCGGCGGCGGCGCAAAACCGGGGCCGGGCGGCCCCGGAGCGAAACCCGGAGCCAAACCCGGAGCGAAACCGGGAGCAAAGCCGGGACCCGGTCCCGGCGGCAAGTGGCCGCTGCAGCAGATGCGCGAGCGGGCGGAACGGGCCGAGGCCGAAGCCCGGCAGGTGCGCGCGGAGCTGGCCGCAGCCCGCACCGAGGCCTATCCGGTGGCCGGCCCGGCCCGGATGAAGCCGCGCCACTGGGGGCTGCTTGCCAGCTTCATGCTGGCGGTGCTGCTGCCGCTGGCGGCGGCGGTCATCTACCTGTTTGCCATCGCCGAAGACCAGTACGGCTCCACCGCCGGCTTCACCGTGCGCAGCCAGGAGAACTCCGGCGCCCAGGATCTCCTGGGCGGGCTGGCCGCCTTCACCGGCACCTCCAATGCCTCGGACAGCGATATCCTTTATGAGTTCATCCAGAGCCAGGAGATGGTCAATGCGGTGGAGGCGCGGGTCGGGCTCCGGGCGCATTACACACGGGCCTGGCCAAGCGACTGGGCCTTTGCGCTGTGGCCGGACGCCAGCGCCGAGGATCTGTCCTGGTACTGGCAGCGCATCGCCCGCATCGCCTTTGACAGCAGCTCCGGCCTGATCGAGGTGCAGGCCACCGCCTATGATCCGCAGACCGCGCAGGCCATCACCCGCGCCATCCTCGAGGAAAGCCAGACCCGCATCAACGCGCTCAACGAGCAGGCCCGTACTGACGCGATGCGCTATGCCGAGGCCGATCTGGCGGAGGCGGTGGAGCGGCTGAAGGAAGCGCGCGAGGCGCTGACCCGGTTCCGCACCCGCACCCGCATCGTCGACCCGGAGGCCGACATCCAGGGCCGCATGGGGGTGATGAACAACCTGCAGCAGCAGCTGGCCGAGGCGCTGATTGAATACGACCTGCTGGCCGGCTCCGTGCCCGCGGGCGACGTGCGGCTGAACAAGGCGCAGCAGAAGATCGGGGTGATCCGCGAGCGCATCGATATCGAGCGCCAGGCCTTTGCCTCCGACAGCACCGAGACCGGCGCGGTGGGCGAGGATTACCCGACGCTGATCTCCGAGTTCGAGCGGCTCACGGTGGACCGGGAGTTTGCCGAGGAGGTCTACCGCGCGGCGCTGACGGCGCTGGAGCTGGCGCGCGACGATGCCGCCCGCCAGAGCCTGTATCTGGCCGCCTATATCAAGCCGACGCTGGCCGATGAGGCCGAATACCCGCGCCGCTTCATGCTGAGCGGGCTGGCCGGGCTGTTCCTGCTGCTCAGCTGGTCGGTCGGGGCGCTGGTTTACTACTCGGTCCGCGACCGCAGCTGA
- a CDS encoding ABC transporter permease encodes MASFPPAPDAIPAPPPAAAPVPARPAGHRRFATLRTVAALVLREMSTRYGRTPGGYIWAVLEPLAAILFLAVGFSLVLHTPSLGTSFLLFYATGYLPFNLYQSVSLTVSRAISFSHPLLRFPAVTWADAVIARFLLNSLTGVLVTLLLLGGILAVIDSRTVLELPQMAAALGLAMLLGLGVGTLNCVLMGLYPLWEVIWSIVTRPLFLASGIFFLYDDMPPLAQEILWYNPLIHIAGIMRAGVYPTYTPAYVNVPFVVLSSLVLLALGMVLLGRFHRVILNR; translated from the coding sequence ATGGCCAGCTTTCCTCCCGCTCCGGATGCCATCCCGGCCCCGCCGCCCGCCGCCGCTCCCGTCCCGGCCCGGCCCGCAGGGCACCGCCGCTTTGCCACCCTGCGCACGGTGGCGGCGCTGGTGCTGCGCGAGATGTCGACCCGCTACGGGCGCACCCCGGGCGGCTATATCTGGGCGGTGCTCGAGCCGCTGGCGGCGATCCTGTTCCTCGCGGTGGGCTTCTCGCTGGTGCTCCATACCCCGTCGCTGGGCACCAGCTTCCTGTTGTTCTACGCCACCGGCTATCTGCCGTTCAATCTCTATCAGTCGGTCTCGCTCACCGTGTCCCGGGCGATCAGCTTTTCGCATCCGCTGCTGCGGTTTCCCGCCGTCACCTGGGCCGATGCGGTGATTGCCCGCTTCCTGCTGAACAGCCTGACAGGGGTGCTGGTCACCCTGCTGCTGCTGGGCGGCATCCTCGCCGTCATCGACAGCCGGACGGTGCTGGAGCTGCCGCAGATGGCCGCGGCGCTGGGGCTGGCGATGCTGCTGGGGCTGGGCGTGGGCACGCTCAACTGCGTGCTGATGGGGCTCTATCCCTTGTGGGAGGTGATCTGGTCGATCGTCACCCGGCCGCTGTTTCTCGCCTCCGGCATCTTCTTTCTCTACGATGACATGCCGCCGCTGGCACAGGAGATCCTGTGGTACAATCCGCTGATCCACATCGCCGGGATCATGCGCGCGGGGGTCTACCCGACCTATACGCCGGCCTATGTGAACGTGCCCTTCGTGGTGCTCAGCAGCCTGGTGCTGCTGGCGCTGGGGATGGTGCTGCTGGGCCGGTTCCACCGGGTGATCCTGAACCGCTGA
- a CDS encoding glycosyltransferase, whose product MTAADATSSAPPAERPAQAANLAANPAAGPAAAGRLVAVVVTHNRLGKLKATLARLLESPPDELAAVVVADNASSDGTGAWLAAQQDPRLDICTSAGNRGGAGGFEMGMRRAMEAHGPDWLVVMDDDGRPAPGGLAAFHGLAMHRQPEGGWDAVAAAVYFPDGRICEMNRPSRNPFWHAREFLRTLLGGGRSGFHVQPADYQGPGMQIDVTSFVGFFISADAVRRTGFPDPELFIYGDDGIYTLGLTKAGGRIGFEPSVRFEHDLSTFRATKAGGGAEPQQAAAAQRGRFVPLWKAYYYHRNLLLLYRMAAGWLFWPVLLVIVPKWLLKARQHGGSRRVFLRLMGHALRDGLLRRTGVRHARVLQLSGEG is encoded by the coding sequence TTGACGGCAGCAGACGCAACCAGCAGCGCCCCCCCGGCGGAGCGCCCCGCACAGGCAGCAAACCTGGCCGCAAATCCGGCAGCCGGCCCGGCGGCGGCCGGGCGGCTGGTGGCGGTGGTGGTGACCCACAACCGGCTCGGGAAGCTCAAGGCGACGCTGGCGCGGCTGCTGGAAAGCCCCCCGGATGAGCTGGCGGCGGTGGTGGTGGCCGACAATGCCTCTTCCGACGGCACCGGCGCATGGCTGGCGGCGCAGCAGGATCCCAGGCTGGACATCTGCACCAGCGCCGGCAACCGCGGCGGCGCCGGCGGCTTTGAGATGGGCATGCGCCGGGCGATGGAGGCCCATGGCCCCGACTGGCTGGTGGTGATGGATGATGACGGCCGGCCCGCCCCGGGCGGGCTGGCGGCCTTTCACGGGCTGGCCATGCACCGGCAGCCCGAAGGCGGCTGGGACGCGGTGGCGGCGGCGGTCTATTTCCCCGACGGCCGCATCTGCGAGATGAACCGCCCCTCGCGCAACCCGTTCTGGCACGCCCGCGAGTTCCTGCGCACGCTTCTGGGCGGCGGCCGCTCCGGCTTTCATGTGCAGCCCGCGGATTACCAGGGGCCGGGGATGCAGATCGATGTCACCTCTTTTGTCGGCTTCTTCATCTCCGCGGATGCGGTGCGGCGCACCGGTTTTCCGGATCCGGAGCTGTTCATCTATGGCGATGACGGGATCTATACCCTGGGGCTGACCAAGGCAGGCGGGCGGATCGGCTTTGAGCCCTCGGTGCGTTTTGAGCATGACCTGTCGACCTTCCGCGCCACGAAGGCAGGCGGCGGCGCGGAGCCGCAGCAGGCGGCGGCGGCGCAGCGCGGCCGCTTCGTGCCGCTGTGGAAGGCCTATTACTACCACCGCAACCTCTTGCTTCTGTACCGGATGGCGGCGGGCTGGCTGTTCTGGCCGGTGCTGCTGGTGATCGTGCCGAAATGGCTCTTGAAGGCGCGCCAGCATGGCGGCAGCCGCCGCGTCTTTCTGCGGCTGATGGGCCATGCGCTGCGCGACGGGCTGCTGCGCCGCACCGGCGTGCGCCATGCCAGGGTGCTGCAGCTGTCCGGCGAAGGCTGA
- a CDS encoding UDP-glucose/GDP-mannose dehydrogenase family protein yields the protein MRIAMIGTGYVGLVSGVCFSDFGHDVVCVDKDAQKIARLNRGEVPIYEPGLDQLMEKNVKAGRLSFTDDLAAAVDGAEAVFIAVGTPTRRGDGHADLTYVMAAAEEIAGALTGYAVVVTKSTVPVGTNRQVKQVIAKANPKAEFDVASNPEFLREGAAIEDFMKPDRVVVGVQNERAAEVMADIYRPLYLRDFPILTTDLESAELIKYAANAFLAAKITFINEIAGLCERVGADVKEVSRGIGFDGRIGNKFLHAGPGYGGSCFPKDTAALARIGQDHAFPLRITETVMRVNDEVKHRMVEKLRDACGGSFNGKTIAVLGVTFKPNTDDMRDAPSLTIVPALVGGGARVRVVDPQGRAEGEALLPGVKWEDDPYKAAQNADLVVLLTEWNEFRALDLKKLARRMEVPRMADLRNIYSPKSAKRAGFETYVAVGRGQMNGTAK from the coding sequence ATGCGCATTGCGATGATTGGCACCGGCTATGTCGGACTGGTGTCCGGCGTCTGTTTTTCGGATTTCGGCCATGATGTGGTCTGTGTCGACAAGGACGCGCAGAAAATCGCGCGGCTGAACCGGGGCGAGGTGCCGATCTACGAGCCGGGCCTCGATCAGTTGATGGAGAAGAACGTGAAGGCGGGGCGGCTCAGCTTCACCGATGACCTGGCGGCGGCGGTGGACGGCGCCGAGGCGGTGTTCATCGCGGTCGGCACCCCGACCCGGCGCGGCGACGGCCATGCGGATCTGACTTACGTGATGGCGGCGGCGGAGGAGATCGCCGGGGCGCTGACGGGCTATGCGGTGGTGGTGACCAAATCCACCGTGCCGGTGGGCACCAACCGGCAGGTGAAACAGGTGATCGCCAAGGCCAATCCCAAGGCCGAGTTCGATGTCGCCTCCAACCCCGAGTTCCTGCGCGAAGGCGCCGCGATCGAGGATTTCATGAAACCCGACCGGGTGGTGGTCGGCGTCCAGAACGAGCGCGCGGCAGAGGTGATGGCGGATATCTACCGACCGCTTTATCTGCGCGACTTCCCGATCCTGACCACCGATCTGGAATCGGCGGAGCTGATCAAATACGCGGCCAACGCCTTCCTCGCCGCCAAGATCACCTTCATCAATGAAATCGCGGGCCTCTGCGAGCGGGTCGGGGCGGACGTCAAGGAGGTCTCCCGCGGCATCGGCTTTGACGGGCGGATCGGCAACAAGTTCCTGCACGCAGGGCCGGGCTATGGCGGGTCGTGCTTCCCCAAGGACACCGCGGCGCTGGCGCGGATCGGCCAGGACCATGCCTTCCCGCTGCGCATCACCGAGACCGTGATGCGGGTGAATGACGAGGTGAAGCACCGGATGGTGGAGAAGCTGCGCGATGCCTGCGGCGGATCCTTCAACGGCAAGACCATCGCCGTCCTCGGCGTCACCTTCAAACCCAATACCGACGACATGCGCGACGCACCGAGCCTGACCATCGTGCCCGCCCTGGTGGGCGGCGGCGCCAGGGTGCGGGTGGTGGACCCGCAGGGCCGGGCCGAGGGCGAAGCGCTCCTGCCCGGGGTCAAATGGGAGGACGATCCCTACAAGGCGGCGCAGAACGCGGATCTGGTGGTGCTGCTCACCGAGTGGAACGAGTTCCGGGCGCTGGACCTGAAGAAGCTGGCGCGCAGGATGGAGGTGCCGCGGATGGCGGACCTGCGCAATATCTACTCGCCCAAATCCGCCAAACGGGCCGGGTTCGAGACCTATGTGGCGGTGGGCCGCGGCCAGATGAACGGCACCGCGAAATAG
- a CDS encoding ParB N-terminal domain-containing protein: MAKRKRLSPAQSDYLTAAPSGRPALGGPSSVGAAPIAQVASDASAQAALQELSGVLENARAKGLMIEELPLAAIDENHLVRDRIEQDEEELQSLMDSIRARGQQTPAEVVPLEDTFGTRTHGLISGWRRLTALRRLYEETSDPQFATLKALVIHPDSAEGAYVAMVEENEIRVNLSHYERARIAVRAYKEGVFTRRKYALQALFGNATRAKRSKIGSFVTLVEALDAVLFYPTAISEKLGLALVRAIEADEGFAERATAALQAADRSTPEAELAVLTRLVEEQAAEMHKLEPDVPPAPPTLEQLAAQAKERNAGRDAQHAQPPASPVPPLVSGPRVRGAGDWDAAMPGERIILPAPRRGVRLAYTPGEQKIEISGEAVSAALVKALEAWLKKL; this comes from the coding sequence ATGGCAAAACGCAAACGGCTTTCCCCGGCGCAAAGCGATTACCTGACAGCGGCGCCATCCGGCAGGCCTGCGCTTGGCGGCCCGTCCAGTGTGGGGGCCGCGCCGATTGCCCAGGTGGCCTCGGATGCGTCCGCCCAGGCGGCGCTGCAGGAACTGTCGGGGGTGCTGGAAAACGCCCGCGCCAAGGGGCTGATGATCGAGGAACTGCCGCTGGCGGCGATCGACGAAAACCACCTGGTGCGCGACCGCATCGAGCAGGACGAGGAAGAGCTGCAATCGCTCATGGACTCGATCCGTGCCCGCGGCCAGCAGACCCCGGCCGAGGTGGTGCCGCTGGAGGATACCTTCGGCACCCGCACTCACGGGCTGATCTCCGGCTGGCGCCGCCTGACCGCGCTTCGCAGGCTCTATGAAGAGACTTCAGACCCGCAATTCGCCACGCTGAAGGCGCTGGTGATCCACCCGGACAGCGCCGAAGGCGCTTATGTGGCGATGGTCGAAGAAAACGAGATCCGGGTGAACCTGTCCCATTACGAGCGCGCCCGGATCGCGGTGCGCGCCTATAAGGAAGGCGTCTTCACCCGCCGCAAATACGCGCTGCAGGCGCTGTTCGGCAATGCGACCCGCGCCAAGCGCTCCAAGATCGGCAGCTTCGTCACCCTGGTCGAGGCGCTGGACGCGGTGCTGTTCTACCCCACCGCCATCAGCGAAAAGCTGGGCCTGGCATTGGTGCGGGCGATCGAGGCGGATGAAGGTTTTGCCGAACGCGCCACCGCCGCGCTGCAGGCCGCGGACCGCTCCACCCCGGAGGCAGAGCTGGCGGTGCTGACCCGTCTGGTGGAGGAGCAGGCGGCTGAAATGCACAAGTTAGAGCCTGATGTGCCCCCTGCCCCGCCGACCCTAGAACAACTGGCGGCACAGGCCAAGGAACGGAATGCAGGCCGGGATGCGCAACACGCCCAGCCCCCGGCATCCCCGGTGCCGCCGCTGGTCAGCGGCCCGCGGGTGCGCGGCGCGGGCGACTGGGACGCTGCCATGCCGGGCGAGCGGATCATCCTGCCAGCCCCCCGCCGCGGCGTGCGGCTGGCCTATACCCCCGGCGAGCAGAAGATCGAAATCAGCGGCGAGGCGGTCAGCGCCGCGCTGGTGAAGGCGCTGGAGGCCTGGCTGAAAAAGCTCTGA